A portion of the Limanda limanda chromosome 3, fLimLim1.1, whole genome shotgun sequence genome contains these proteins:
- the pdcd2 gene encoding programmed cell death protein 2 translates to MSSDGVESPAEVVLGFLEDAEPWRLKSPQFPSKVGGKPAWLSQRGLPSLPELECERCRLPMAFLLQVYAPISGQDRSFHRSLLLFCCKTPECYTLNDSSCMKVFRSQLPRRNEFYPYDPPPEEEPLSDSESDQRVLPISGVKLCWVCGCPGNKACSRCHTVTYCGKNHQMLHWKHTHKKECGSQEVSLVTTSAFLFPEAELVIEPEEEEKDGKEEDTKKDEGEEEGSGIQTDVDCPSLAETLAETDLEEMAMCETKDIKVFQRFKKRIAPEPHQVVRYSRGGSPLWVSSQHIPSDQDIPQCTCGADRTFEFQVMPQLLNSLNVDSTGASIDWGTVAIYTCSASCNRDDQYFPEFIWKQDFSSDQHAQIRHS, encoded by the exons ATGTCCAGCGACGGAGTCGAGTCTCCGGCGGAGGTAGTGCTGGGTTTCCTGGAGGATGCGGAGCCCTGGCGGCTCAAGTCCCCACAGTTCCCCAGTAAAGTCGGGGGGAAGCCGGCGTGGCTCAGCCAGAGAGGCCTGCCCTCTCTGCCCGAGCTGGAGTGTGAGAGATGCCGCCTGCCCATGGCCTTTCTGCTGCAG GTGTACGCACCAATCTCTGGTCAGGACCGGAGCTTCCACAGGTCGCTCCTCCTGTTCTGCTGCAAAACCCCTGAGTGCTACACACTCAACGACAGCAGCTGCATGAAAG TTTTCAGAAGTCAGCTACCCAGGAGGAATGAGTTCTACCCTTACGACCCTCCGCCAG AGGAGGAACCCCTCAGCGACTCTGAATCCGACCAGAGAGTGTTGCCCATCTCTGGGGTGAAACTGTGTTGGGTGTGTGGTTGCCCTGGGAACAAAGCTTGTTCTAGATGTCACACTGTGACCTACTGTGGTAAAAATCACCAGATGCtccactggaaacacacacacaaaaaggagTGTGGCAGCCAAG AAGTGTCCCTCGTCACAACATCGGCCTTCCTCTTCCCTGAAGCTGAGCTGGTTATTGagcctgaggaagaggagaaagatggaaaagaggaagacacaaagaaggatgaaggagaagaggaagggagcgGCATTCAAACAGATGTAGACTGTCCGTCTTTAGCAGAGA CGCTGGCAGAGACCGACCTGGAAGAGATGGCGATGTGTGAGACTAAAGACATCAAAGTGTTCCAGAGGTTTAAAAAGAGGATCGCACCAGAACCACACCAg gttgTGCGCTACAGTCGAGGCGGTTCTCCCTTGTGGGTCTCTTCTCAACACATCCCTTCAGATCAGgatatcccacaatgcacctgtgGGGCCGACAGGACTTTCGAGTTCCAG gtgatgCCCCAGCTGCTGAACAGTCTAAATGTGGACTCAACAGGAGCCAGTATCGACTGGGGTACGGTGGCCATCTACACCTGCTCCGCCAGCTGTAACCGTGACGACCAGTACTTCCCTGAGTTCATCTGGAAGCAGGATTTCAGCTCGGATCAACACGCACAGATTAGACACTCATAA
- the psmc3 gene encoding 26S proteasome regulatory subunit 6A codes for MASLSDKSVWDEVEDGIGEEVLKMSTEEIVQRTRLLESEIKIMKSEVLRVTHELQAMKDKIKENTEKIKVNKTLPYLVSNVIELLDVDPNDQEEDGANVDLDSQRKGKCAVIKTSTRQTYFLPVIGLVDAEKLKPGDLVGVNKDSYLILETLPTEYDSRVKAMEVDERPTEQYSDIGGLDKQIQELVEAIVLPMNHKEKFENLGIQPPKGVLMYGPPGTGKTLLARACAAQTKATFLKLAGPQLVQMFIGDGAKLVRDAFALAKEKAPSIIFIDELDAIGTKRFDSEKAGDREVQRTMLELLNQLDGFQPNMQVKVIAATNRVDILDPALLRSGRLDRKIEFPMPNEEARARIMQIHSRKMNVSPDVNYEELARCTDDFNGAQCKAVCVEAGMIALRRGATELNHEDYMEGILEVQAKKKANLQYYA; via the exons ATGGCGTCGCTGAGTGACAAGTCGGTTTGGGACGAAGTGGAAGATGGCATCGGGGAAGAGGTTCTCAAGATGTCCACGGAGGAGATCGTACAGCGAACCCGGCTCCTGGAGAGCGAGATCAAGATCATGAAGAGCGAGGTGCTGAGGGTGACCCACGAACTGCAGGCCATGAAGGACAAGATCAAGGAAAACACGGAGAAGATAAAGGTGAACAAAACGCTGCCGTACCTGGTGTCGAACGTCATCGAGCTGCTGGACGTGGACCCCAACGACCAGGAGGAGGACGGGGCCAACGTGGACCTGGACTCCCAGAGGAAAGGAAAGTGCGCCGTCATAAAGACTTCCACACGGCAGACCTACTTCCTGCCGGTGATCGGGCTGGTCGACGCCGAGAAGCTGAAGCCCGGGGACCTGGTGGGTGTCAACAAAGACTCCTACCTGATCCTGGAGACCCTACCGACCGAGTACGACTCCAGGGTGAAGGCTATGGAGGTGGACGAGCGCCCCACCGAGCAGTACAGCGACATAGGAGGGCTGGACAAGCAGAtccaggagctggtggaggccATCGTCTTGCCCATGAACCACAAGGAGAAGTTTGAAAACCTGGGCATCCAGCCACCCAAGGGGGTCCTGATGTATGGGCCACCTGGCACAGGGAAGACCCTCCTGGCCAGGGCCTGCGCCGCTCAGACCAAGGCCACCTTCCTGAAGCTGGCCGGACCACAGCTGGTCCAGATGTTCATCGGAGATGGAGCCAAGCTGGTGAGAGACGCCTTCGCCCTGGCCAAAGAGAAGGCTCCATCCATCATCTTCATCGACGAGCTGGATGCCATCGGAACCAAGAGGTTTGACAGCGAGAAGGCGGGAGACCGAGAGGTGCAGAGGACCATGCTGGAGCTGCTCAACCAGCTGGATGGATTCCAGCCCAACATGCAGGTCAAG GTGATTGCGGCCACCAACAGAGTGGACATCTTGGACCCTGCTCTGCTCCGTTCAGGTCGTCTGGACAGGAAGATCGAGTTCCCCATGCCCAACGAAGAGGCCCGAGCTCGCATCATGCAGATTCACTCCCGCAAGATGAACGTCAGTCCGGACGTCAACTACGAGGAGCTGGCTCGCTGCACCGACGACTTCAACGGAGCCCAGTGCAAGGCCGTGTGTGTGGAGGCCGGTATGATCGCGCTGCGTCGTGGAGCCACAGAGCTGAACCACGAGGATTACATGGAGGGAATCCTGGAGGTCCAGGCCAAGAAGAAGGCCAATCTCCAGTACTACGCCTGA
- the ppm1g gene encoding protein phosphatase 1G: MGAYLSQPNTTKTSSDGGNSHMSYGYSAMQGWRVSMEDAHNCITEFDEDTAMFAVYDGHGGEEVALYCSKYLPDIIKEQKTYKDGKLQKALEEAFLAIDSRITTEEVIKELVQIAGRPTEEPPVQKVSEEDDLETEEAALLHEEATLTIEELLVRYGQNRNAVKHAAALSAAAKKASCPHPEASGDGEGQKKEGVNGQLEEESNGKVKQGEGAACASKLRACRRTAAGEGSGAAADGGDSGSSKGEETAGKAGKAGKAEGDAGPSCSSLPSKAAGDSKSRFFDDSEESEEGEEEEGSDDEDGSEEEEGDSSEMEEEEDTDEGEEDSEEEDEEEMCLPGMDGKEEPGSDSGTTAVVALIRGKQLIVANAGDSRCVVSERGKAVDMSYDHKPEDELELARIKNAGGKVTMDGRVNGGLNLSRAIGDHFYKRNKTLPPEEQMISSMPDVKVLTLNEENDFMVIACDGIWNVLSSQEVVDFVSKRIKPDQNGKARPLSSIVEELVDHCLAPDTSGDGTGCDNMTCIIITFLPHPSDDTKKRKHPEEAEGTEPEKNGNDSKKAKSD, translated from the exons GATGCTCACAACTGTATCACCGAGTTTGACGAGGATACTGCCATGTTCGCGGTATATGATGGACACGGAG GTGAAGAGGTTGCTCTTTACTGTTCAAAGTACCTTCCTGACATCATCAAGGAGCAGAAGACCTACAAAGATGGCAAACTGCAAAAG GCCTTGGAAGAAGCCTTCCTGGCAATCGACAGCAGAATAACCACAGAGGAAGTCATCAAGGAGCTGGTCCAGATCGCTGGACGGCCCACCGAGGAGCCGCCTGTTCAAAAGGTGTCAGAGGAGGATGATT TGGAAACGGAGGAGGCCGCTTTGCTCCACGAGGAGGCGACACTGACCATAGAGGAGCTGCTGGTTCGCTACGGCCAGAACCGCAATGCTGTCAAACACGCTGCTGCCCTCAG TGCCGCTGCTAAGAAGGCGTCCTGCCCACACCCCGAGGCCTCAGGAGATGGGGAAGGACAGAAGAAAGAGGGGGTGAATGGACAattggaggaggagagcaacGGGAAGGTGAAGCAGGGCGAAGGAGCGGCATGTGCGTCCAAGCTGCGGGCCTGTCGGAGAACAGCAGCGGGTGAAGGCAGTGGTGCAG CAGCTGACGGTGGAGATTCTGGGAGCTCCAAAGGAGAAGAAACGGCCGGTAAGGCCGGTAAAGCTGGTAAGGCCGAAGGAGATGCAGGgccttcctgctcctctctgccctCCAAGGCTGCAGGAGACTCAAAGTCCAGGTTCTTTGATGACAGTGAGGAgtctgaggagggagaggaagaggagggcagTGATGATGAG GATGGtagtgaagaggaagaaggtgaCAGCAGCGAgatggaagaagaggaagataccgatgagggtgaagaagactctgaggaggaagatgaggaggaaatgtGTCTACCTGGAATGGATGGCAAGGAGGAG CCTGGATCAGACAGCGGCACCACAGCTGTCGTGGCTCTGATCCGAGGGAAGCAGCTGATCGTGGCCAACGCTGGAGACTCGCGCTGTGTGGTTTCTGAACGGG GCAAAGCTGTCGACATGTCTTATGACCACAAACCAGAGGACGAGTTGGAACTGGCTCGCATCAAAAACGCTGGAGGGAAAGTGACCATGGATGGGCGCGTCAACGGTGGATTGAACTTGTCCAGAGCTATTG GTGACCACTTCTACAAGAGGAACAAGACTCTGCCTCCAGAGGAGCAGATGATTTCTTCGATGCCAGACGTCAAAGTTTTGACCCTTAATGAGGAAAACGACTTCATGGTCATCGCCTGCGACGGCATCTG GAATGTGTTGAGCAGTCAGGAGGTGGTGGACTTCGTCAGTAAGAGGATCAAACCAGACCAGAATGGCAAAGCCAGACCCCTTTCATCTATTGTGGAAGAG CTGGTCGACCACTGTTTGGCCCCCGACACATCTGGAGATGGGACAGGATGTGACAACATGACttgcatcatcatcaccttcctgCCACACCCGTCAGATGacacaaagaagaggaagcacCCGGAGGAGGCAGAAGGGACCGAGCCGGAGAAGAATGGAAACGACAGCAAAAAGGCTAAAAGTGActag
- the tbp gene encoding TATA-box-binding protein, with protein MDQNNSVPAFPGLASPQGAMTPSMPIFSPMMPYGSGLTPQPVTNTNSLAILEEQQRQQQQAQQQQAQQANTGLPGTSGQTPQLFHSQTVAGTTTTALPGNTPLYNTPLTPMTPITPSTPASESSGIVPQLQNIVSTVNLGCKLDLKTIALRARNAEYNPKRFAAVIMRIREPRTTALIFSSGKMVCTGAKSEEMSRLAARKYARVVQKLGFPAKFLDFKIQNMVGSCDVKFPIRLEGLVLTHQQFSSYEPELFPGLIYRMIKPRIVLLIFVSGKVVLTGAKVRGEIYEAFESIYPILKGFRKTT; from the exons ATGGACCAGAACAACAGTGTACCAGCCTTCCCGGGTCTGGCCTCCCCTCAG GGGGCCATGACGCCGAGCATGCCAATCTTCAGTCCCATGATGCCATATGGCTCAGGCCTGACGCCCCAACCAGTCACGAACACCAACAGTCTGGCTATACTCGAGGAACAGCAGAGGCAACAACAACAGGCGCAACAACAACAGGCACAGCAGGCCAACACAG GCCTTCCGGGTACGTCAGGGCAGACGCCTCAGCTCTTCCATTCCCAGACGGTAGCTGGTACGACCACCACAGCTCTACCAGGGAACACCCCGCTCTACAACACCCCCCTGACTCCCATGACCCCCATCACACCGTCCACACCTGCCTCAGAAAGCTCAGGGATTGTACCACAGCTACA AAACATCGTATCCACTGTAAATCTGGGCTGTAAACTCGACTTGAAGACCATCGCCCTGAGAGCCAGGAACGCAGAGTACAACCCAAAG CGTTTTGCTGCCGTCATCATGAGAATACGAGAACCCAGAACCACTGCCCTCATCTTCAGCTCTGGGAAAATGGTTTGCACTGGAGCCAAGAG TGAGGAGATGTCGAGATTAGCAGCCAGAAAGTACGCTCGTGTGGTGCAGAAGCTCGGTTTTCCTGCCAAGTTCCTGGACTTCAAAATTCAGAACATGGTGGGCAGCTGCGATGTGAAGTTCCCCATCCGACTGGAGGGATTGGTCCTCACACATCAACAGTTCAGCAG CTATGAGCCGGAGCTGTTTCCGGGGCTGATTTACAGGATGATCAAACCCAGAATTGTCCTGCTCATCTTTGTTTCTGGGAAAGTTGTACTCACAG gtgccaaggtgagaggagagatCTACGAAGCGTTTGAAAGCATCTACCCCATCCTGAAAGGTTTCCGCAAGACGACGTAG
- the rhoua gene encoding ras homolog family member Ua, protein MPPRGDGSFKPVSPAPPVPPRRVRSRDRGSGRTRRSGPEPGAGSAAERRVKCVLVGDGAVGKTSLVVSYTTNGYPTEYVPTAFDNFSAVVSVDGQPVKLQLCDTAGQEEFDKLRPLCYTSADVFLLCFSVVSPASFQNVPDKWVPEIRRHAPFAPLVLVGTQCDLREDVKILIDLARYRERPIEPADAWDCAMEIGAVAYMECSSLTQKNLKEVFDTAILASLQNYSSQKLPRGKQKRQKKQRQTPDKMKSLSKSWWKRYCCVA, encoded by the exons ATGCCTCCGCGGGGCGACGGGAGCTTCAAGCCGGTGTCCCCTGCTCCGCCCGTCCCGCCGAGGAGGGTCCGGAGCCGGGACAGGGGCTCCGGCAGGACGCGGCGCTCCGGGCCGGAGCCCGGGGCCGGGTCGGCGGCGGAGAGGCGGGTGAAGTGTGTGCTGGTGGGGGACGGAGCTGTGGGGAAGACCAGCCTGGTGGTCAGCTACACCACCAACGGGTACCCCACCGAGTATGTGCCCACCGCCTTCGACAACTTCTCAG cggtGGTGTCAGTGGATGGGCAGCCAGTCAAACTACAACTGTGTGACACAGCTGGACAG GAGGAGTTTGATAAGCTGCGTCCTCTGTGCTACACCAGTGCAGATGTGTTCCTGCTGTGCTTCAGTGTTGTCAGTCCCGCCTCTTTCCAAAACGTTCCAGACAAGTGGGTCCCAGAGATTCGCAGACACGCCCCGTTCGCTCCACTTGTTCTGGTTGGGACACAGTGTGACCTCCGAGAAGATGTCAAG ATTCTCATCGACCTGGCGAGGTATCGGGAGCGGCCCATTGAGCCAGCGGACGCCTGGGACTGTGCCATGGAGATCGGAGCGGTGGCCTACATGGAGTGCTCCTCTTTGACCCAAAAAAACCTTAAAGAAGTGTTTGACACGGCCATACTGGCCAGTCTGCAGAACTACAGCTCCCAGAAGCTCCCGAGAGGGAAACAAAAACGACAGAAAAAGCAAAGGCAGACGCCGGACAAGATGAAGAGTCTGTCCAAGTCATGGTGGAAAAGGTACTGTTGTGTGGCCTAG